One part of the Fibrobacter sp. genome encodes these proteins:
- a CDS encoding GatB/YqeY domain-containing protein, translated as MSSALLTKILDDIKTAMKAHDAETLGTLRTLHSDIKNEAMKQGATPAQITESITDEMCVDVLARSVKQKQEAIEILKKGGFMDKVPAEEACIALYRKYMPAEMTEDEVKALIAEIKAATGAASPKDMGKIMKELSPKVKGRFDAKRASALVQEALK; from the coding sequence ATGAGCAGTGCACTCCTTACAAAGATTCTCGATGATATCAAGACCGCCATGAAGGCTCACGATGCTGAAACGCTCGGCACCCTCCGCACCCTCCATTCCGACATCAAGAACGAAGCCATGAAGCAGGGGGCTACCCCCGCGCAGATTACCGAGAGCATCACCGACGAAATGTGCGTCGACGTTCTCGCCCGCAGCGTGAAGCAGAAGCAGGAAGCCATCGAGATCCTCAAGAAGGGCGGCTTCATGGACAAGGTTCCGGCCGAAGAGGCCTGCATCGCGCTCTACCGCAAGTACATGCCTGCCGAAATGACCGAGGACGAGGTCAAGGCCCTCATCGCCGAAATCAAGGCTGCGACCGGTGCCGCGAGCCCCAAGGACATGGGCAAGATCATGAAGGAACTCTCCCCGAAGGTCAAGGGCCGTTTCGACGCCAAGCGCGCGAGCGCCTTGGTTCAGGAAGCTCTTAAGTGA
- the rpsU gene encoding 30S ribosomal protein S21, translated as MIGVIVKSNEPFERALKRFTKSCEKNGIISDVKKRQRFEKPSEEKKRIETAARRKRLKEIADQNRKRLY; from the coding sequence GTGATCGGCGTTATTGTTAAGTCCAACGAACCTTTCGAACGCGCTCTCAAGCGTTTTACCAAGTCCTGCGAAAAGAACGGCATCATTTCCGATGTCAAGAAGCGTCAGCGCTTCGAAAAGCCTTCCGAAGAAAAGAAGCGCATCGAAACCGCTGCTCGTCGCAAGCGTCTTAAGGAAATCGCTGACCAGAACCGCAAGCGCCTCTACTAA
- the rimO gene encoding 30S ribosomal protein S12 methylthiotransferase RimO produces the protein MPTKKPKVFVVHLGCAKNQVDAENLVGEMLHAGFVTCDSATKADYILVNTCGFIEAAKEESINAILAQIKGKKAKQKLIVSGCLSGRYGEELIKELPEVDYWVGTYKPGELLKKMGIVAPQSCDAENLPRMNLGGFKHHAYLKIAEGCNRRCAYCAIPLIRGKQVSRSIDDIVEEAKSLEAQGVKEITLIAQDTTYFGREKGKKGGTLAQLLKAILDNTNIPWIRTLYWYPMFVDDELLDLMANEPRLVKYVDMPIQHASDNVLKNMKRNYRKKELVDILHKIRERIPGVTLRTTVLVGFPGETHEDFEELMELLQDIQFDHLGGFVFSPEEGTPVMEMDLPPVDESDARARLDAVTDFQEELDAERAEAMIGKKVRVIIDQVAEESEYHFYGRTEGNSMENDDIVKVLEGDADVGEFRDALVVDAEPHELIVSLLDN, from the coding sequence ATGCCTACCAAGAAACCCAAAGTATTCGTCGTCCATTTAGGATGCGCCAAGAACCAGGTCGACGCGGAGAACCTCGTCGGCGAAATGCTGCACGCAGGCTTTGTCACCTGCGACTCGGCAACCAAGGCGGACTACATCCTGGTGAACACCTGCGGGTTCATCGAGGCCGCGAAGGAAGAATCCATCAACGCGATTCTCGCACAAATTAAAGGCAAGAAGGCAAAACAGAAACTGATTGTCTCGGGCTGCCTTTCGGGCCGTTACGGCGAGGAACTCATCAAGGAACTGCCCGAAGTGGATTACTGGGTAGGCACGTACAAGCCGGGCGAACTTTTGAAGAAGATGGGAATCGTCGCCCCGCAAAGCTGCGACGCGGAAAACCTCCCGCGCATGAACCTCGGCGGCTTCAAGCACCACGCCTACCTGAAGATTGCGGAAGGCTGCAACCGCCGCTGCGCCTACTGCGCGATTCCCCTAATCCGTGGCAAGCAGGTATCGCGCAGTATCGACGATATCGTCGAAGAGGCGAAGAGCCTCGAGGCGCAGGGCGTAAAAGAAATCACCCTCATCGCGCAGGACACGACCTACTTCGGGCGCGAAAAGGGCAAGAAGGGCGGCACGCTCGCCCAGCTTCTGAAGGCGATTCTCGACAACACGAACATCCCGTGGATACGCACGCTGTACTGGTACCCGATGTTCGTGGACGATGAACTTTTAGACCTAATGGCAAACGAACCGCGCCTCGTGAAGTACGTGGACATGCCTATCCAGCACGCAAGCGACAACGTGCTCAAGAACATGAAGCGGAACTACCGCAAAAAGGAACTCGTGGACATTCTGCACAAGATCCGCGAACGCATCCCGGGCGTTACCTTGCGTACAACCGTCCTGGTCGGGTTCCCCGGCGAGACGCACGAAGATTTTGAAGAACTGATGGAGCTGTTGCAGGACATCCAGTTCGACCACCTGGGCGGATTCGTATTCAGCCCCGAAGAAGGCACTCCCGTGATGGAGATGGACCTGCCGCCGGTCGACGAAAGCGATGCGCGCGCAAGGCTCGACGCGGTAACGGACTTCCAGGAAGAACTCGACGCCGAACGCGCCGAAGCGATGATAGGGAAAAAGGTCCGTGTCATCATCGACCAGGTCGCCGAAGAAAGCGAATACCACTTCTACGGACGTACCGAAGGCAACTCGATGGAAAACGACGACATCGTGAAGGTGCTCGAAGGCGACGCCGACGTGGGCGAATTCCGCGATGCGCTGGTGGTGGACGCCGAACCGCACGAACTCATCGTATCACTTCTTGATAATTAA
- a CDS encoding AzlD domain-containing protein: MNLKDYCLFLLVMAGVTYLLRAVPFVLLKGKIKSRFWRSFLAYVPYTVLAAMTVPAILYSTNSVLSGACALVAAVIASLLGRGLVGVAVVACVTVLGVDGIMLLL; this comes from the coding sequence ATGAACCTGAAAGACTATTGCCTCTTCTTGCTCGTGATGGCGGGTGTCACCTACCTGCTGCGCGCGGTCCCCTTCGTTCTTTTGAAGGGCAAAATCAAGAGCCGCTTTTGGCGCTCGTTCCTCGCGTACGTGCCCTACACGGTCCTTGCCGCGATGACGGTGCCGGCCATCCTCTATTCGACAAACAGCGTGCTTTCGGGTGCTTGTGCGCTCGTGGCCGCGGTCATCGCGTCTTTGCTTGGGCGCGGGCTCGTGGGGGTTGCCGTGGTTGCCTGCGTTACGGTGCTCGGTGTTGACGGCATCATGCTGTTGCTATAA
- the mltG gene encoding endolytic transglycosylase MltG: MHKEYTFYFCNPLHFLLNFYIMKKIFVFFFVFLTLAALFCAFQMKKRVNSVSLNDQTTLIEIPNGTPASRVGEILSKKGIWTDELAYKVWNKLKQPSIQKGWYEIPPHVTLDDIAAILASGKTATRRVTIPEGRASWEIPAYLKKAFPDLNEDRWNKLVHDAKFAKSLGVDAKSLEGYLLPDTYPFPIDANEETILRQMVAANLKFRDQLEADPRPSKWKELGNWHRVLTLASVVEEETGIPEERPLIAGVFHNRLKIDMPLGADPTVRFIFKNLTGPIYKSQLNSDSPYNTRKFKGLMPGPISNPGRKAIEAALHPANTEALYFVAKDDGSMTHFFSKTLADHNKYKDIAAKNRGE; this comes from the coding sequence ATGCATAAGGAATATACCTTTTATTTTTGCAATCCGTTGCATTTTCTTTTAAATTTTTACATCATGAAGAAGATTTTTGTGTTTTTTTTCGTTTTTTTGACCCTGGCGGCCCTTTTTTGTGCCTTCCAGATGAAAAAAAGGGTCAATTCCGTGTCCCTGAACGACCAGACGACCCTCATCGAGATCCCGAACGGGACCCCCGCCTCGCGCGTGGGTGAGATCCTTTCCAAGAAGGGAATCTGGACCGACGAGCTTGCATACAAGGTATGGAACAAGCTCAAGCAGCCTTCCATCCAGAAGGGCTGGTACGAGATTCCGCCCCACGTGACGCTCGACGACATCGCCGCCATCCTCGCAAGCGGTAAGACCGCCACCCGCAGAGTGACCATCCCCGAAGGCCGCGCCTCGTGGGAAATCCCCGCCTACCTGAAGAAGGCGTTCCCCGACCTGAACGAGGACCGCTGGAACAAGCTCGTCCACGACGCAAAATTCGCGAAGTCGCTCGGCGTCGACGCGAAATCGCTCGAGGGCTACCTGCTGCCGGACACCTACCCCTTCCCCATCGACGCAAACGAAGAGACCATACTGCGGCAGATGGTCGCCGCCAACCTGAAGTTCCGCGACCAGCTGGAAGCAGACCCGAGGCCCTCCAAGTGGAAAGAACTCGGCAACTGGCACAGGGTGCTCACGCTCGCAAGCGTTGTCGAAGAGGAGACGGGCATACCCGAAGAACGCCCGCTTATCGCGGGAGTGTTCCACAACAGGCTCAAGATTGACATGCCCCTCGGGGCCGACCCGACAGTGAGGTTCATCTTCAAGAACCTGACCGGGCCCATCTACAAGAGCCAGCTCAACAGCGACAGCCCGTACAACACCCGCAAGTTCAAGGGGCTCATGCCCGGCCCGATTTCGAACCCCGGGCGCAAGGCCATCGAAGCAGCGCTCCATCCGGCAAATACGGAAGCGCTTTACTTTGTTGCAAAAGACGACGGAAGCATGACGCACTTTTTCAGCAAGACGCTCGCCGACCACAACAAGTACAAGGATATCGCCGCGAAGAACCGCGGGGAGTAA
- a CDS encoding SPOR domain-containing protein: MKKTWSLTLCAASIAGALLCSCGEEEKIVPEMQKSTPAPVEKKVEQPAPAAEEPELVPIQSLSQSAPQEEQAVEPAKTESAPVATTGSVQQQSEGAFVIQVSIQPSKKGANAIIKKLAEQNIKAYLAEVENPGELEGTYYRVRVGFFPTYAAAQEYGKQVLSALNFQWWVDNSKNDDVGNPAGDYEEESSSYYAPPQDNQSTPEPEPEPVAEPEPAPAPAPAPAPEPEPAPAPAPEPEPAPAPAQEPAAPPAPPADFVDDWE, translated from the coding sequence ATGAAAAAGACATGGTCGCTCACCTTATGCGCCGCTTCTATTGCAGGAGCGCTCCTCTGCAGCTGCGGTGAAGAAGAAAAAATCGTTCCCGAAATGCAAAAAAGCACGCCCGCTCCCGTAGAAAAGAAGGTGGAACAGCCGGCGCCTGCAGCCGAAGAACCCGAACTGGTGCCCATCCAGTCCCTTTCCCAGAGCGCACCGCAAGAAGAACAGGCGGTCGAGCCCGCCAAAACTGAAAGCGCCCCCGTAGCGACGACTGGCAGCGTCCAGCAGCAGAGCGAAGGCGCATTTGTGATCCAGGTGAGCATCCAGCCTTCGAAAAAGGGCGCCAACGCCATTATCAAGAAACTCGCAGAACAAAACATCAAGGCCTACTTGGCCGAAGTCGAAAACCCGGGCGAGCTCGAAGGTACATACTACCGCGTACGCGTGGGATTCTTCCCGACATACGCCGCCGCACAGGAATACGGCAAGCAGGTCCTTTCCGCACTGAACTTCCAGTGGTGGGTAGACAACAGCAAGAACGACGATGTCGGCAACCCCGCCGGCGATTACGAAGAAGAATCCAGTTCTTACTACGCTCCTCCGCAGGACAACCAGTCCACACCGGAACCCGAGCCAGAACCCGTGGCCGAACCTGAACCGGCACCCGCGCCTGCTCCGGCTCCCGCACCGGAACCTGAACCGGCGCCTGCACCTGCTCCGGAACCGGAACCTGCTCCCGCTCCGGCACAGGAACCCGCCGCTCCCCCTGCTCCGCCCGCAGACTTCGTGGACGACTGGGAATAA
- a CDS encoding patatin-like phospholipase family protein gives MLQVLSATPDSVVAQDSVQAAPVSEQDSSANPVAADSASVQDTVAVQAPVDSAAAAVTVSKPLKSVLYLGGGENSPWFHLGVLYAIETYSVPVDSIVGTSWGAYVGALWAKGVAPDDIQRILLDSDLDSLAGFGADDASAGNERFAIPVSEKGFPSLRQRFSVHVDSSGALHRRLKKLSPDSSSIESSLAVLRLQESLLRHKEGYRIPFAVLGCDSVVGNSYDNIMSSLPVFDRQDARDHISGDVCPYLSLPAEDSPDELAIIAVASPLRGEYRGTAWKRAIREGVLKNLGTQPGVIVRPHTIADSSRNGWIQAGFSALESKLSHMAPLGKRNVDYASNRVPSVPWFKFKPTYDSLPSETHNPVKSYWNASDTGLVAPRNFAYGFSQFPSCDSVSFNMLSDGDVLVDANIEPTFDIAAGGFGSNVLGPNAYAELSFYFVNQMEIALTLAGFYGGNTFGFTPHLSVERLWSKDWGLSVAFDWMHLRPLKSYINEVPAMARIYEERKSDISLMLHYRINEHVNISADFLFADRTYEVEEKIYYTDSYNVYPASQKLRLEYLSGDGDRWFSRNGLSANMELGLTSVGFDFGFDEFIPTFITVFGDVQYSLSPKPFASLTAAAAFATERFHKEGFGYVYPETSGYRVLDNTIRHRIKPTPWRSEWLDSDLASHEYGLLRLSGGLHYHGNGLWLFSAYVHDFEENPTASLGKHRFVFEPALRLSYKSVCVYAGLSRIVDSETFSDLKKFKDYDFFIRIGNYDLF, from the coding sequence ATGTTGCAGGTCCTTTCTGCGACGCCCGATTCCGTCGTGGCTCAGGATTCCGTGCAGGCCGCTCCTGTTTCTGAACAGGATTCTTCTGCGAATCCGGTCGCGGCCGATTCCGCATCTGTCCAGGATACGGTTGCCGTCCAGGCGCCGGTTGATTCCGCTGCCGCTGCGGTTACGGTTTCGAAGCCACTCAAGTCGGTCCTTTATCTGGGCGGTGGAGAGAATTCGCCGTGGTTCCATCTGGGTGTCCTCTATGCGATAGAGACATATTCCGTTCCTGTAGATTCCATAGTCGGTACGTCGTGGGGCGCCTATGTCGGCGCTTTGTGGGCCAAGGGAGTCGCTCCCGACGATATCCAGCGCATTCTTCTCGATTCCGATTTGGATTCCCTTGCCGGATTCGGTGCGGACGACGCCTCCGCGGGTAACGAGCGCTTCGCCATTCCCGTTTCGGAAAAGGGCTTCCCGAGCCTGCGCCAGCGTTTTTCCGTCCATGTGGATTCTTCGGGAGCGCTGCATCGCCGCCTGAAAAAGCTTTCTCCGGATTCGTCTTCCATCGAGTCGTCCCTTGCGGTATTGCGCCTGCAGGAATCGCTCCTGCGTCACAAGGAAGGCTACCGCATTCCGTTTGCGGTTCTCGGCTGCGACAGCGTCGTCGGGAATTCCTACGACAACATCATGTCTAGCCTTCCCGTTTTCGACCGTCAGGATGCGCGTGACCACATTTCTGGTGATGTGTGCCCGTACCTCTCGCTCCCCGCGGAAGATTCTCCGGACGAACTCGCCATCATCGCAGTCGCTTCCCCGCTTCGCGGAGAATACCGCGGTACCGCATGGAAGCGCGCCATCAGGGAAGGCGTGCTCAAAAATCTCGGGACGCAGCCTGGGGTTATCGTGCGCCCGCATACGATCGCGGATTCTTCCCGCAACGGCTGGATTCAGGCCGGCTTCTCGGCGCTCGAATCGAAACTTTCGCACATGGCGCCCCTCGGAAAGCGCAATGTCGATTACGCGTCGAACCGCGTGCCCTCGGTACCGTGGTTCAAGTTCAAACCCACTTACGACAGCCTTCCTTCCGAGACGCACAATCCGGTGAAGTCGTACTGGAACGCCTCCGATACGGGACTTGTTGCCCCGAGGAATTTTGCTTACGGCTTTTCGCAGTTCCCGTCGTGTGATTCGGTCTCGTTCAATATGCTTAGCGATGGCGACGTGCTTGTCGACGCGAACATTGAACCGACATTCGATATAGCCGCGGGCGGTTTCGGTTCGAATGTGTTGGGCCCCAACGCCTACGCCGAATTGTCGTTCTACTTCGTCAACCAGATGGAAATTGCGCTTACGCTTGCCGGCTTCTACGGCGGGAACACCTTCGGGTTCACCCCGCACCTTTCCGTCGAACGCCTCTGGAGCAAGGACTGGGGCTTGTCCGTCGCCTTCGATTGGATGCACCTGCGTCCGTTAAAGTCCTATATCAACGAAGTCCCGGCGATGGCGCGCATTTACGAAGAGCGCAAGAGCGACATCTCGCTCATGCTCCATTACAGGATCAATGAGCATGTGAACATCTCGGCCGATTTCCTCTTTGCCGACAGGACCTACGAGGTCGAGGAAAAGATATACTATACGGATTCCTACAACGTGTACCCCGCATCGCAGAAACTGCGTCTCGAGTATCTCTCGGGCGATGGCGACAGGTGGTTCTCGCGTAACGGGCTTTCTGCCAACATGGAACTCGGGCTCACCTCCGTCGGGTTCGATTTCGGATTCGACGAGTTCATCCCGACGTTCATCACGGTATTTGGCGACGTGCAGTATTCGCTTTCACCGAAGCCGTTCGCTTCCTTGACTGCGGCCGCCGCGTTCGCGACGGAGCGGTTCCACAAGGAAGGATTCGGGTACGTCTATCCCGAAACGTCCGGCTATCGCGTGCTCGACAATACCATTCGCCATAGGATCAAGCCGACCCCGTGGCGTTCCGAATGGCTGGATTCCGATTTGGCTTCGCATGAGTACGGCCTGCTGCGCCTTTCGGGTGGGCTGCACTACCACGGGAACGGTCTCTGGCTGTTCTCCGCCTACGTGCACGATTTCGAGGAAAACCCGACGGCGAGTCTGGGCAAGCACAGGTTCGTATTCGAACCGGCGCTGCGTCTTTCTTACAAGTCCGTCTGTGTTTACGCGGGCCTATCCCGCATCGTGGATAGCGAAACCTTCAGCGATTTGAAGAAGTTCAAGGACTACGACTTCTTCATCCGCATCGGCAATTACGACCTGTTCTAA
- a CDS encoding cellulase family glycosylhydrolase, with protein MKKFSVWIVAVLAVLSFGRVGPVSQYGQLQAGKNSSGKGQIYGACKGVTSGNEVAVQGMSLFWSISSDVGAPFWTAEHINKLVNEQNIQLIRAPMGVDEDWYAGNYFTNTGYYQGLMNTVVQAAIDNDIYVIIDYHSHHAADDANKAKTFFDTMAKRWGKYDNVIFEIFNEPLQEQSWGSIKTYADEVVKTIRQYSDNLIVVGNRSWDQYPNEAASSPVADSKNNIAYTFHYYAGSHYTDREGSNAVSAMNSGLSVFVTEWGTVDASGNGGYSAGNSKTWLDWMNKHKLSGANWSVSNKPESASYYTGDMDNLSYSTSGQWVNANVFASLPKSYTACDGAPASSSSIASSSSSLPAGYTDYIDDLEDGDGFAFTGGEWYAYTDAGDKGASTISNGPGRNNGYNVVLSGSTAGNSTKYVAGVTGVKLAQGENPYDPYVALGVALNKTQTAYDLSACNEISYKYKGAAHNFKAEDTAVTDYGYHMITKPASNSWTTVTVPWDMLSQESWAKPVTLSKKRVAKFTWEIKGTQPSMNYLYVDDVRCSGMAFKPVPSPASSSSSVKSSSSVASSSSVRSSSSSIPSSSSLSSSSVMSSSSIRSSSSVQPPSSSSEESSSSVVPVSSSSEESSSSEESSSSEFIIVESSSSKDVPPSSSSEAPSSSSVVPSSSSEKSSSSIASSSSEQSSSSVESSSSIVPSSSSVIPSSSSNMQVVVTGSLEQTVERGAAFETITFSNVQSFERNTWNLWFMEFKRTGDVVTAEGSVHAGFTPGTAVETVTVNGQKFNISFDVVLPASSSSSSSETPASSSSEASSSSVEPESSSSEMQPESSSSEGPLFVTSRSMSALSLNVAGRTLHVTGAPDMSVEVFDMQGTPVASFGHVSGSVSLDALCQGSYVVRLRSGSLSMIRRILVK; from the coding sequence ATGAAGAAATTTAGTGTGTGGATTGTGGCCGTTTTGGCGGTGTTGTCGTTCGGTCGAGTGGGCCCGGTGAGCCAGTATGGCCAGTTGCAGGCAGGCAAGAATTCTAGCGGCAAGGGGCAGATTTACGGTGCGTGCAAGGGCGTCACTAGCGGCAACGAGGTGGCCGTGCAGGGCATGAGCCTTTTCTGGAGCATTTCCAGCGATGTGGGTGCTCCCTTCTGGACTGCCGAACATATAAACAAGTTGGTCAACGAACAGAATATCCAGTTGATTCGCGCTCCCATGGGTGTTGATGAAGACTGGTATGCTGGCAACTACTTTACGAATACCGGCTATTACCAGGGCTTGATGAATACCGTGGTACAGGCCGCCATCGATAACGACATCTACGTGATCATCGACTACCATAGCCACCATGCCGCCGACGACGCGAATAAGGCGAAGACGTTCTTCGATACTATGGCCAAGAGGTGGGGCAAGTACGATAATGTCATCTTTGAAATTTTCAACGAACCGTTGCAAGAGCAGTCTTGGGGTTCTATCAAGACCTACGCCGATGAAGTGGTGAAGACGATTCGCCAGTATTCGGACAACCTGATTGTCGTGGGCAACCGCAGCTGGGACCAGTACCCGAACGAAGCGGCGAGCAGTCCTGTCGCAGATTCCAAGAACAACATCGCCTACACGTTCCACTACTATGCAGGCTCGCATTACACCGATAGGGAAGGTTCCAATGCGGTTTCGGCGATGAACAGCGGCCTTTCTGTGTTCGTGACCGAATGGGGTACCGTCGATGCTTCGGGCAATGGCGGCTACAGTGCGGGTAATAGCAAGACCTGGCTCGACTGGATGAATAAGCACAAGCTTTCCGGTGCGAACTGGTCTGTGTCCAACAAGCCGGAATCTGCCTCTTATTATACCGGCGACATGGACAATCTGTCTTATTCTACGAGCGGCCAGTGGGTGAATGCCAATGTGTTCGCCTCGCTCCCAAAGTCCTACACGGCATGTGATGGCGCTCCGGCTTCCAGCAGTTCTATCGCAAGTTCTTCCAGTTCGCTCCCGGCGGGCTACACCGACTACATCGACGACCTGGAAGACGGTGACGGCTTTGCGTTCACGGGTGGCGAATGGTACGCCTACACCGATGCGGGCGACAAGGGCGCCTCGACGATTTCTAATGGCCCCGGCAGGAACAACGGTTACAACGTGGTCTTGTCGGGTTCCACGGCGGGCAATTCGACCAAGTATGTGGCGGGCGTGACCGGCGTAAAGCTTGCACAGGGCGAAAACCCGTACGATCCTTACGTGGCGCTCGGCGTGGCCCTGAACAAGACGCAGACCGCCTATGACCTTTCTGCCTGTAACGAAATCAGCTACAAGTACAAGGGTGCCGCGCATAACTTCAAGGCCGAAGATACTGCCGTGACGGATTACGGCTACCACATGATTACGAAGCCCGCTTCGAATTCGTGGACCACGGTGACGGTTCCCTGGGATATGCTGTCGCAGGAATCCTGGGCAAAGCCCGTGACGCTTTCCAAGAAGCGCGTTGCCAAGTTTACTTGGGAAATCAAGGGAACGCAGCCGAGCATGAACTACCTGTATGTCGACGACGTGCGCTGTTCCGGAATGGCGTTCAAGCCCGTTCCGTCTCCGGCGTCGAGCAGTTCTTCCGTGAAGAGCAGTTCGAGCGTCGCTTCTTCCAGCAGCGTGAGGTCTTCCTCCAGTAGCATTCCTTCGTCTTCGAGCTTGTCTTCGAGTTCCGTGATGTCCTCGAGCTCTATTAGGTCTTCCTCCAGCGTCCAGCCGCCGAGTTCTTCCAGCGAAGAATCAAGCAGTAGCGTAGTTCCGGTATCCAGCAGCAGCGAGGAGTCTTCTTCGAGTGAAGAAAGCTCTAGCAGTGAATTCATAATCGTAGAATCCTCGTCGAGCAAGGATGTTCCGCCCTCGAGTAGCAGCGAAGCGCCTTCGTCTAGTTCCGTGGTGCCGAGCAGTTCTTCCGAGAAGAGCAGTTCGAGCATCGCGTCCTCTAGCTCCGAGCAGTCTTCTTCTAGCGTGGAATCGAGCAGCAGCATTGTTCCGTCCTCAAGCAGCGTGATTCCGTCTTCCAGCAGCAACATGCAGGTCGTTGTTACGGGCAGCCTGGAACAGACTGTCGAGCGTGGCGCCGCATTCGAAACTATTACCTTCAGCAATGTGCAGTCGTTCGAACGCAATACCTGGAATCTCTGGTTCATGGAATTCAAGAGGACCGGAGACGTGGTTACGGCCGAAGGTTCCGTGCATGCGGGCTTTACGCCGGGTACGGCTGTGGAAACGGTGACTGTCAATGGGCAGAAGTTCAATATATCGTTTGACGTGGTGTTGCCTGCAAGCAGTTCTTCGTCCTCCAGCGAAACGCCGGCCTCTTCTTCGAGCGAAGCTTCGTCCTCCAGCGTCGAGCCCGAGTCCTCTTCGAGCGAAATGCAGCCGGAATCTTCTTCTAGCGAAGGCCCCCTGTTCGTAACGTCGCGTTCCATGTCCGCCCTCTCGCTGAATGTTGCTGGCCGTACGCTCCATGTGACGGGCGCCCCCGACATGTCTGTCGAGGTATTCGATATGCAGGGTACGCCGGTCGCATCCTTCGGTCATGTGTCGGGCTCCGTGAGCCTTGACGCCCTCTGCCAGGGAAGTTATGTCGTGCGTCTCCGCTCGGGATCGCTCAGCATGATTCGCCGTATTCTAGTGAAGTAA
- a CDS encoding AzlC family ABC transporter permease has protein sequence MTFSNGVKGGLPIGLGYFAVSFSFGIAGSKFLSWPLVTFISMTNLTSAGQFAGLQIMADAAGTFIEMAIATFFINLRYSLMAISLSQKVAPSFGTGKRLLLATGITDEIYALAVSQTEPVTARYFAGLMVLPYIGWSSGTLCGAICGEILPAVVTNALGVALYGMFIAIVVPQMKAHRPTLIAVLIAIACSFAFKFVPALSGVTVGFAIIICALVASLIGAALFPVKDDEEDAEQEKEGA, from the coding sequence ATGACTTTTTCAAATGGTGTAAAAGGTGGTCTTCCTATCGGGCTCGGGTACTTCGCGGTCTCGTTCTCGTTCGGGATTGCGGGCTCGAAGTTTTTGAGCTGGCCGCTGGTTACGTTTATTTCGATGACGAATCTCACCTCGGCGGGGCAGTTCGCGGGGCTCCAGATTATGGCGGATGCCGCGGGTACCTTTATCGAGATGGCGATTGCGACTTTCTTTATCAACCTGCGTTACAGCCTGATGGCGATTTCCCTGTCGCAGAAGGTGGCTCCCAGCTTTGGCACGGGTAAGCGCCTGCTGCTCGCTACGGGCATCACCGACGAAATCTATGCGCTTGCGGTTAGCCAGACCGAGCCCGTGACGGCGCGGTACTTTGCGGGCCTCATGGTGCTCCCTTACATCGGCTGGTCTTCGGGTACGCTCTGCGGTGCCATCTGTGGCGAAATCCTCCCCGCGGTGGTGACGAATGCCCTGGGCGTTGCGCTGTACGGCATGTTCATCGCGATTGTCGTCCCGCAGATGAAGGCGCATCGTCCCACGCTCATCGCCGTGCTGATTGCAATCGCATGCAGTTTCGCGTTCAAGTTCGTTCCTGCGCTGAGCGGCGTTACCGTCGGCTTCGCAATTATCATCTGCGCTTTGGTCGCCTCCCTCATCGGGGCGGCGCTGTTCCCGGTTAAAGATGACGAGGAAGATGCCGAACAAGAAAAGGAGGGCGCATGA